A genomic region of Flavobacteriales bacterium contains the following coding sequences:
- a CDS encoding ABC transporter permease has protein sequence MYKILKYSIYDLLRSRWSLVYFSFYLILCFVLLFLNNDVPNAVITIHNVIVVLTPLIGTIFGVMYYYNSKEFVELLIGQPLKRSSIFLGQYLGISVSLSLSLVLGLSIPFAAYGLFSSSEMVNFGLLLMVGVFLTFIFVAIAYNIALRFDNKIKGFSYAIIVWLLMAVVYDGVLLILLQLYNDYPLAKFALGATLFNPIDLSRILVILNLDKSAIMGYTGEVFKTFLGTGKGQIVALIALLSWVIFPCFLLLKKAGKKDF, from the coding sequence ATGTATAAAATATTAAAATATAGTATTTACGATTTGCTGAGAAGTAGGTGGAGTTTGGTGTATTTTTCGTTTTATTTAATCTTGTGTTTTGTACTTCTGTTTTTAAATAATGATGTACCCAATGCGGTAATTACAATTCACAATGTTATTGTAGTTTTAACCCCGCTTATTGGAACTATTTTTGGGGTAATGTACTACTACAATAGCAAAGAATTTGTAGAATTATTGATAGGTCAGCCATTAAAGCGGTCATCCATTTTTTTAGGACAGTATTTGGGAATTTCTGTTTCTTTAAGTTTGAGTTTGGTTCTTGGCTTGTCGATTCCATTTGCGGCTTATGGGCTTTTTTCGTCTTCCGAAATGGTAAACTTTGGATTGTTGCTCATGGTTGGTGTGTTTCTTACGTTTATTTTTGTTGCCATTGCATACAACATTGCACTTCGATTTGACAATAAAATAAAAGGATTTAGCTATGCAATCATTGTGTGGTTGCTTATGGCTGTGGTTTACGACGGCGTTTTGCTTATTTTGTTACAACTTTACAACGACTATCCATTGGCCAAATTTGCATTGGGAGCCACTTTGTTTAATCCCATCGACTTGTCGAGAATTTTAGTTATTTTAAACCTTGATAAATCGGCAATAATGGGTTATACGGGAGAAGTGTTTAAAACATTTTTAGGAACAGGCAAGGGGCAAATTGTCGCATTAATTGCATTGTTGTCTTGGGTTATTTTTCCATGTTTCTTGTTGTTGAAAAAGGCAGGCAAGAAGGATTTTTAG
- a CDS encoding ABC transporter ATP-binding protein yields the protein MIQIVKLSKKYGKVQVLQELDLEIPKGGVFTILGPNGSGKTTLLKSILGMVRPNKGQIVLNGQSILGEWTYRNNLNYLPQIANFPSNLTVNELINFIKNLRKTQTNEQELIADFKLEPFLNQKLGNLSGGTRQKVNLVLCFMFDSELFILDEPTSGLDPVALIILKKHINNQRAMGKTLLISSHIMSFVEEISDQIVFLLEGKIYFKGSISYLIDQTKTDNLEHAIAQILQQND from the coding sequence GTGATTCAAATAGTTAAGCTCAGTAAAAAATATGGAAAAGTGCAGGTGTTGCAAGAGCTTGATCTCGAAATTCCAAAAGGAGGGGTGTTTACCATTTTGGGGCCAAATGGTTCGGGTAAAACCACACTTCTAAAAAGTATTCTTGGCATGGTGCGGCCAAACAAAGGACAAATTGTACTCAATGGTCAATCGATATTAGGTGAATGGACTTATCGAAACAATTTGAATTATTTGCCACAAATTGCCAATTTTCCGAGCAATTTAACTGTAAATGAGTTGATTAATTTTATAAAAAACCTGCGGAAAACGCAAACCAATGAACAGGAATTAATTGCCGATTTTAAACTTGAACCTTTTTTGAACCAAAAACTCGGAAACTTATCGGGAGGAACTCGACAAAAGGTGAATTTGGTATTGTGTTTTATGTTTGACAGTGAGTTGTTTATACTCGATGAACCCACATCAGGATTGGATCCTGTGGCTTTAATTATTTTAAAAAAACACATTAACAACCAACGAGCAATGGGTAAAACACTGTTAATAAGCTCGCACATAATGAGTTTCGTTGAAGAAATCTCAGATCAAATTGTGTTTTTATTGGAGGGTAAAATTTACTTTAAAGGGAGTATTTCTTATTTAATTGACCAAACCAAAACCGATAATCTTGAACATGCAATAGCTCAAATACTTCAACAAAACGATTAA
- a CDS encoding nitrous oxide reductase family maturation protein NosD: MRKGFFFFTLLLCIFQFQIYAATTKVCSTCNVKNIGKAIELAAPGDTIQIEKGIYKEWDIKLDKPLTIIGKNNPVIDVNNKGYGLIFGADSITVIGLTIRNIGQSYTKDYAAIHLHKNKNFIISNCVLENVFFGILCEKSNNGLIEKNTVSSNAVREASSGNGVHLWHSNNVTIRNNELHHLRDGIYFEFATDCSIENNYSHNNLRYGLHFMFSHGNLYKENVFTQNGAGVAVMFSKEITMLNNKFLDNMGAASYGLLLKEINDSKIEANLFNKNTIGIFIEGSNRVEYRKNIFSENGWAIKVAGACYSNSFLNNDFLNNSFDVSYNSQVNDNRFNHNYWSEYSGYDLNNDGLGDVAYRPVKLFSYVVNNTPETIILLRSLFVMILNFSEKITPIFTPDNLVDEHPQMIKNCDSNS; encoded by the coding sequence ATGCGAAAAGGTTTCTTTTTTTTTACTTTGCTGCTCTGCATATTTCAGTTTCAAATTTATGCGGCCACAACCAAAGTTTGTTCAACATGCAATGTGAAAAATATTGGAAAAGCTATTGAACTTGCCGCTCCAGGAGACACTATACAAATTGAAAAAGGAATATACAAAGAATGGGATATTAAGTTAGATAAACCGCTGACCATTATTGGAAAAAACAATCCCGTAATTGACGTAAACAACAAAGGCTATGGTCTTATCTTTGGTGCTGACAGTATTACGGTTATAGGTTTGACTATCAGAAATATAGGTCAATCCTACACCAAAGATTATGCGGCAATTCATTTACACAAAAACAAAAATTTTATCATTAGTAACTGTGTGCTAGAAAACGTGTTTTTTGGAATATTGTGTGAAAAGTCGAACAACGGTCTTATCGAAAAAAACACGGTTTCGAGCAATGCAGTTAGAGAGGCGAGCTCGGGCAATGGCGTGCATTTGTGGCACAGCAACAATGTAACTATTCGCAATAATGAACTGCACCATTTACGCGATGGCATCTATTTTGAATTTGCCACTGATTGTTCAATTGAAAACAACTATAGTCACAACAATTTACGCTATGGATTGCATTTTATGTTTTCGCATGGAAATTTGTATAAAGAAAACGTATTTACACAAAATGGAGCCGGTGTGGCCGTTATGTTTTCTAAAGAAATTACGATGTTGAATAATAAATTTTTGGACAACATGGGTGCCGCATCCTACGGATTGCTGCTCAAAGAAATTAACGATTCTAAAATTGAAGCAAATTTATTTAACAAAAACACCATTGGCATATTTATCGAAGGTTCAAACCGGGTGGAGTACCGCAAAAATATTTTTAGCGAAAATGGATGGGCGATAAAGGTGGCAGGGGCATGTTATTCAAACTCATTTTTAAACAACGATTTTCTTAATAATTCGTTTGACGTATCGTACAATAGCCAGGTAAATGACAACCGATTTAATCATAATTATTGGAGTGAATATTCGGGGTATGACCTTAATAATGATGGACTTGGTGATGTTGCTTATCGGCCAGTAAAACTTTTTTCGTATGTGGTAAACAACACACCCGAAACCATTATACTTTTGCGTAGCCTTTTTGTGATGATTTTGAATTTTAGCGAAAAAATTACTCCTATTTTTACACCAGACAATCTTGTTGATGAACATCCTCAAATGATAAAGAACTGTGATTCAAATAGTTAA
- a CDS encoding nitrous oxide reductase accessory protein NosL, producing the protein MDLFDNRFDSKFILNQKETVFCSIECLVKYVQKEKIEQAQFFVSNYEQPNKFLDAQKASFLISKKITSPMGAHLAAFSNAETAKKMAGKRTGNVYSWSELHDVLLTK; encoded by the coding sequence ATGGATTTGTTTGACAACCGATTTGATTCCAAATTTATCCTAAATCAAAAAGAAACGGTATTTTGTTCGATTGAATGTTTGGTTAAGTATGTTCAAAAAGAAAAGATTGAGCAGGCTCAGTTTTTCGTTTCCAATTATGAGCAACCAAATAAATTTTTGGATGCTCAAAAGGCTTCTTTTTTAATTTCTAAAAAAATAACAAGCCCGATGGGAGCACATTTGGCCGCATTTTCAAATGCTGAAACGGCAAAAAAAATGGCCGGAAAACGTACAGGAAATGTGTATTCTTGGTCTGAATTACACGATGTTTTATTGACTAAATAA
- a CDS encoding nitrous oxide reductase accessory protein NosL, with translation MKKSRLLMILAALLPLLLFVLPMWRIMLEAPQYPEPIGFKIYINDFKDVSPNDMKNINILNHYVGMQYIPDAIPEFKIFPWGVLFTSVLGLILALIGKHKFYLYWFILVIGLSAAGVADFYIWEYNYGHNLDPKAIMKFTDENGNMLAYQPPVFGSKTILNFKAHSYPQLGTFFLILGIALSFVAYKVGKKEVQKSSNLGTTLLMLGFLTLSLSSCSTNPKEIDYGKAACSYCKMNIVDNRHAAEIVTKKGKVFMYDAIECMVHDKDNNVADNNAHTLVMDYNNPNHFVNALEASYLISENLPSPMNANLSAFSSQELAQKAQSEFAGTIYSWNELAGALNQNSH, from the coding sequence ATGAAAAAGTCGAGATTATTAATGATTTTGGCGGCTCTGTTGCCGTTGCTATTGTTCGTGTTGCCTATGTGGCGTATCATGCTCGAAGCACCGCAATATCCTGAACCAATTGGTTTCAAAATTTATATTAACGATTTTAAAGATGTATCACCAAATGATATGAAAAACATTAACATACTCAATCACTATGTGGGTATGCAGTATATTCCAGATGCTATTCCCGAATTTAAAATTTTCCCTTGGGGTGTTTTGTTTACATCTGTTTTAGGACTGATTTTGGCACTTATCGGAAAACATAAATTTTATCTTTATTGGTTTATTTTGGTCATTGGATTGAGTGCAGCCGGTGTTGCCGATTTTTATATTTGGGAATACAATTATGGCCATAATTTGGATCCCAAAGCTATTATGAAATTTACCGATGAAAATGGAAATATGCTGGCCTATCAACCACCCGTTTTTGGCTCCAAAACAATTCTTAATTTTAAAGCACATTCATACCCGCAGTTGGGTACGTTTTTTTTAATTCTTGGAATTGCCCTGTCGTTTGTGGCCTACAAGGTGGGTAAAAAGGAGGTTCAAAAAAGTTCAAATTTGGGTACAACACTTTTAATGTTAGGTTTTTTAACATTATCGTTGAGTTCGTGCAGTACCAATCCCAAAGAAATAGACTACGGAAAAGCAGCGTGCTCGTATTGTAAAATGAATATTGTTGACAATCGACATGCAGCTGAAATTGTAACAAAAAAGGGTAAGGTATTTATGTATGATGCCATTGAGTGCATGGTACACGACAAAGACAATAATGTTGCTGACAATAACGCTCATACGCTTGTAATGGATTACAACAATCCAAATCATTTTGTAAATGCATTAGAAGCCAGTTATTTAATAAGTGAAAACTTGCCCAGTCCAATGAATGCCAATTTATCTGCATTTTCATCACAAGAACTTGCCCAAAAAGCTCAAAGTGAATTTGCGGGTACAATTTATAGTTGGAATGAACTTGCGGGGGCACTGAACCAGAATTCCCATTAA